A single region of the Deltaproteobacteria bacterium genome encodes:
- a CDS encoding PilZ domain-containing protein — translation MDSKRFKDRRKQPRFQVNWPVVILTRHGATVGETVNIGPNGAFLYCPVLLDRNEKLTLFIVAPRRQPMKVRSVVTWSNRYGSDEDTPPRGMGVRFVDIAEEDRSHLLQLFRGLENAKLQQLGSRMESSLEGKIAPLEMRQ, via the coding sequence ATGGATTCGAAAAGATTCAAGGATAGACGCAAGCAACCCCGTTTCCAGGTGAACTGGCCAGTCGTAATCCTCACTCGCCATGGGGCCACTGTGGGGGAGACAGTGAACATCGGTCCCAATGGGGCCTTCCTCTATTGCCCCGTTCTCCTTGATCGCAATGAAAAACTCACCCTGTTCATTGTTGCCCCGAGACGGCAGCCCATGAAGGTCAGGAGTGTAGTCACCTGGTCAAACAGATATGGCTCCGACGAGGATACCCCTCCTCGAGGCATGGGAGTGAGATTCGTTGACATCGCGGAGGAAGACCGCAGCCATCTCCTGCAGCTTTTCAGGGGCCTGGAGAACGCAAAGTTACAGCAATTGGGCTCCAGGATGGAAAGCTCCCTGGAGGGAAAAATAGCGCCCCTGGAAATGCGCCAGTGA
- a CDS encoding ABC transporter ATP-binding protein has protein sequence MDLLNINNIEVIYNDVILVLKGMSLSVKEGQIVALLGANGAGKTTTLKAVSGLLKTEEGEVTDGIIEFEGQPIQHMAPEEIVRRGIFQVMEGRRVFEDLTVEENLIAAAHLQKGRAKIRELQELVYSYFTRIKERRQTLAGYLSGGEQQMLVIGRALMAQPKLMLLDEPSLGLSPLLVAEIFHIIKKINEEQKTSILLVEQNARLALSIANYGYIMENGRIVLDDTVDRLRDNEDVKRFYLGLTDVGTKRSYRDVKHYKRRKRWLT, from the coding sequence ATGGATCTTCTGAACATCAACAATATTGAAGTCATCTATAACGACGTAATTCTGGTTCTCAAAGGAATGTCACTGTCTGTTAAAGAAGGCCAGATAGTGGCTCTCCTGGGCGCCAACGGAGCAGGCAAGACCACCACTCTCAAGGCAGTCTCTGGGTTGCTCAAGACTGAAGAGGGTGAAGTGACTGATGGCATCATAGAATTTGAAGGCCAGCCAATTCAACACATGGCGCCCGAGGAGATCGTCCGCCGCGGCATCTTCCAGGTCATGGAAGGCAGGCGGGTTTTTGAAGATCTCACGGTTGAAGAGAATCTCATAGCAGCAGCTCATCTGCAAAAGGGGCGCGCCAAGATCAGAGAGCTGCAAGAACTGGTATATTCCTATTTCACGCGGATCAAGGAAAGGCGGCAAACCCTGGCCGGCTATTTGAGTGGAGGTGAGCAGCAGATGCTGGTCATTGGCAGGGCCCTGATGGCTCAACCAAAGTTGATGCTGCTGGATGAGCCATCTCTGGGGCTCAGCCCTCTGCTGGTGGCAGAAATATTCCACATTATCAAGAAGATAAACGAAGAACAGAAAACAAGCATCCTGCTGGTTGAACAGAATGCCAGGCTGGCTCTGAGCATCGCCAATTACGGCTATATCATGGAGAACGGCAGGATCGTACTCGATGACACTGTGGACCGTTTGCGCGACAACGAAGATGTGAAGAGATTTTATCTGGGCTTGACAGACGTGGGGACCAAGCGTTCTTACCGCGATGTAAAGCACTACAAACGAAGAAAACGTTGGTTGACCTGA
- a CDS encoding GYD domain-containing protein — MPTYIGLLKLTDQGIRNIKEAPQRIENGIKAYEAMGGKFIGFYVVLGEYDYVVIGDAPSDEAHVAFSLALASEGFVRTTTLRAFTKEEFAEIVKKLP, encoded by the coding sequence ATGCCAACTTATATCGGCTTGTTAAAATTGACTGATCAAGGGATTAGAAACATCAAGGAAGCGCCTCAGCGGATTGAAAATGGCATTAAAGCCTACGAAGCTATGGGGGGTAAATTTATAGGTTTTTACGTCGTCCTAGGCGAATATGACTATGTAGTAATTGGTGACGCGCCCAGTGATGAAGCACATGTGGCCTTCTCTCTGGCGCTGGCATCTGAGGGATTTGTCAGGACAACAACACTTAGGGCCTTCACCAAGGAGGAGTTCGCAGAGATCGTGAAGAAATTGCCGTAG